Part of the Enterobacter pseudoroggenkampii genome, GCCCGCCACGCTGGCTTCTGCCAGCAGAACGTCGAGCGCAACCAGAAGGTTAAAGTCAGGATCGGACACGATGCCTCCTCAGATGTGGCGTTACGTGCAATGATTAAGTGCAAATGCTGCGTCTTCCGCCTTGTATACCGCATGATTATAGTTTCGTCATCACGATTCTTATCCGGAGTAACGACGATGACGCTATTTACCAACCTGCCCGGCGATGAAGGTTTACCCGGGCACGAACGCGCCAGGGTCCTGGCCGCCGTTATGACCACCACGCTGATGGGCGTTTTTGACGGTACCATGATCAACATCGCGCTCCCCTCCATGGCAAGAGCGATGCAGGTCCCTGCGAACGTTGCGGTCTGGTTCGCCAACGGTTATCTGCTGTCAGCGGCGATGACGTTGGCCATCTTCGCGGCGCTGGCAGCCCGCGTGGGCTATCGCCCAATCTTTCTGGCCGGGCTTGCGACCTTTACGCTCACCTCGCTCGGTTGCGCGCTGGCAAAAACGCCGGAAATGTTAACCGCGATGCGAATTCTGCAGGGCATCGGCGGCGCGGCGACCCTGAGCATCGCCCCGGCGATCCTGCGCTCCGTTTTTCCGGGCCGGTTGCTGGGCCGCATTCTGGGGCTACACGCCCTGCTTATCGCCTCCAGCACGGCGATTGCCCCGGTGCTCGGCGGAACAATACTGGACGCCCTGAGCTGGCAATGGCTGTTCGCCATTAACCTTATTCCAGGCAGCATCGCCCTGCTGCTGGCATGGTGGGCCTTGCCGCGGGAATCGGCCGCTGACCGCACTCCCTTTGACGCGCCGGGCGCCGTGCTCTCCGCCGTGCTGTTAGGTTCAGCGATCATGCTGGCCGACAGCCTTCAGCATGTGACGGAGCACATTAACCGGCAGGCCGTCTGCTGGGGCGTTGTCGCGCTGGTCGGCGCCTTCGCCTTTACCTGGCGTATCCGGCGCGCGCAACATCCGTTACTGCCGCCGGTGATGTTCAGAAACGGGCGCTTCACCCTCGCCGCGCTGACCTCGCTGGCGTCGTTTGTGAGCCAGGGGATCACGTTTGTCGCGCTGCCGTTCCTGTTTCAGAGCGTGTATGGCTACAGCCCGGTGGTGTCGGCGCTGCTGTTCACACCGTGGCCGATTGGCATCGTGCTGATCGCGCCGCACGCGGGGCGCTGGGCGGATACGATCTCCGCGCCGCTGATCTCGACCCTCGGGCTGGTGATTTTTGTGGGTGGGTTGGTCCTGCTGGCCACGTTGCCGGACAATCCTTCCGTGTGGAATATCTGCCTGCGCAGTCTGGTATGCGGTATTGGATTTGGCTGCTTCCAGAGCCCCAATAACCGGGAAATGCTCACTAACGTCGCGCGGGAATATGCCAGCTATGCCTCCGGCGTGTTGTCGATTGTGAGGACATTCGGCCAGTGTCTCGGCGCCGCCGTGGTGGGGGTGCTGCTGGCTGTGACTACAGGGTCAGATCATCAAACGCTTGATGACCGGGCCGTGCATCTGGCGCTGTGGATTGCGGTGATTGCCTCAACGGGATCGGTCTTATTTAGCCTGAGCAGGCTGCGCCCTGCTGTTCGGGCATCAGCGTAAACTATTGCAGCGCCGAGAGGCGCTGCTCGTTTTTACGCATATATGTTAATTAATCTCTTATTCCATTGGCTATGAGGTTAATTACAGGCATGATCGCTACACCATCTGCATAGAACAGATCAGAATTAGTGAATGAATAAACCTTGCCAGTGATTTTTACATTTACCGTGCCCCCATAAACTGAAGCCGTAACATTGCTTGTGTTGGCTTCAAGGAATGGTGATCGATCTTCAAGGGCTTTCATAATGTTCCCGCTGTTGTCTTTATCTAAGTAGAAGCGGTAAACACCCGACACCGTAGCGCCCCCATCATCATACTTTGTTATGTACAGTGTGACGGTATCAGAGAGTTTCTGTTTGCTGACAAAACTATCGTGAGGAGGTGCATTAAAATAGTATTGATATGTCAGAAACCCACAAACAACGAGCAATAGAATCGTTGTGAGTAAGAAATGAAGCCGTTTAATAACCGTATTTCTTTGCATATTCTATACCTTGCCTTATCCAAAACTGATCGTGAGGATCATCCCCATAAGGCGGTTTTTGATACCAGTGCCCCCATTTCTTTTTGGAGGTTTTAGCTCTTTCCTGCGCCCATCCAGCCCCCATCAATAGCGTTTTTGATGGTATCCCGGCGGCATAACCAGCCGAACCATAATTGAAGTTCCCAAAGGTTGTAGGGATAGCCATGTTTCTACTCATACCATGCGCTCTTGCAATCCTCATGTTTGCCAACACAAGTGCGATTCCTTCTTTAGGCAACAAAGGTATAACAGCCATATTAACCATCCATCCACTGTGGGTATGTGGCCGAGTATCGTACACTTTTGCGATGGTAAAAAAGATATCTGTTTCCAAAGAAATGACGGAAAAATATCCGACTAAGGTATTAATCGCATTAAAAATCAAAGAAATTTAGGCTGCGCTCTGCTCGGCCTACAGGCAAGCGTTGCACAATGTAAGCCGGGTAAGCGCAGCGCCACCCGGCAAGAAAGACGACTCGTTTGTTTACTCCAGCGCCAGCAGCGCAAAGCTCGCCAGCCAGTGCCCGCCGCTATAGTGGCTGCCGACGACATGCCCGACGCTGGCAGCCAGATGTTTCGTCACCGCCTCGCGCAACGCCGGTTGCGCCGGGTGGCTGGCAGGAAGCACTTTCGCAATGTGCTTCATACACCACGCGCGGCTGAGGTTTAACCCGTCCAGATGGGCAATTTTCGGGTCGGTACGGTCGCTCACCTCCGCCGGGTTCATCAGTGCCGTAACGGCGCTCACCTCCGGCAGAAACGCATCAAACCAGGCCGGGAAGTCTTCAGACACCTTGCTCATCAGCAGCGCCTCCGTCAGCGCGCCGGAAATATACTCGTCTCCGCCGGGTTCATAGTGTGCCGGATAGCGCGTGTCGGCGAGATAAAACCGCTCCGCTGCCGCCAGAATCGCCTGCTCAAGCGCCTTGTCTCCCACTGCGCGACCGTAATCGAGCGCCAGCGCGAGTGCAAACGCGGTGTTGTAGTGCGTCCCGACGCGGATCGGATAGGTGAGCTTACCGAGGTAATCCACCAGCCGGTTGCGAATATCCTGGGTGAGCGGTGCCAGCGTCTGGTACCAGCTCGCGGCCTGCGGCAGCGACGACTGCTTCAGCTCCTGGGCCAGCGCCAGCAGCCAGCCGTAACCATACGGGCGCTCAAACGAGGCGCGGAACGGCGCGGTAAAATAGGCCAGCTCCTTCGCCACGTTCTCTTCGGTCATGTGCTCGTCAAAAAGCGCGACGATCGCGTCCCGGCACGGTAATTCTGGATAGAGGCGCACGCAGCGCAGCAGCAGCCAGTAGCCGTGCACCGCCGAATGCCAGTCGAAACAGCCGTAGAAAATCGGGTGCAGTTCGCGAGGCGGCAGAACGTCACCATCATCATTCAGCAGGTGCATGATGTGGTTCGGGTATTCCTGGCGCAAATAGGTCAAAGGCATGCGGGCAAACGCGTCAGCCTGATGTTGCGTTAATTCCATAACAGCTCCTTAGCGAAACACGAGGAAATACATGAGGAACACGTTCACCACCAGCAGGGTTAACGCGGTCGGGATCTGGATCTTGATCACCTGATATTTGTCTTTCAGCTCCAGCAGCGCGGCGGGAACGATATTGAAGTTCGCGGCCATCGGCGTCATCAGCGTGCCGCAGTAGCCTGCGTACATGCCAATCGCCAGCAGCGGCGCAGGGTTGCCGTGATGCACGTTGATCAGAAACGGCAAGGCGATACCGGCACTTAATACCGGGAAGGCCGCAAAGGCATTACCCATTATCATGGTAAACAGCGCCATACCCACGCAGTAAATCACCACCAGCATAAAGCGGCTATCCGGGTTCACAAACAGGCTCACCACCTTCTGTACCGAGTCGCCCGTGTTAGCCACCACGAACACGCCGCCGAGCATGGCCAGCATCTGCGGCAGGATCACCGCCCAGCCGATAGTATCGACAAGACGACGAGACTGACGAACGGCATGCAGCGGCGTGCCTTTGGTCAGCCACCAGCCGGTGAGGATCGCCGCGACGCAGGCTACGCAAAGCGCCGCCAGTGTGAGCTGCTTCTGATCGAGCAGAAACACGCCGCCGACCGTAACGCCCTTCAGGAATAACGTGCCCAGCACCGTCACCACCGGGATCATCAGCGCGGGCAGGAACAGCCAGTTTTTGAGCCGGTTCGATGAGGCAACGCGCTCCTCCTCGGTCGACATTTTATAGTGCCCTTTCCCGACCAGACCAAACCCCGCCAGCAGCGCGATGGCGATAACGCCGCCGCCGATAATCCGGTACGCCAGCGATTTGCCGAGTTCCTGAACCATCAGATCGCCAAACAGGAAGATCCCGCCAAACAAGAACCAGAACAGCGCGGTGGTAAAGCGCTTCGGATTGGCGCGATCGCGCAGGGTCATCACAACCAGCAGCATCACGACAAAGCCAATCAGGTAGTACACGCGGTTAATGGTGATAAGCGTCATCATTGCGCGGCCTCCTGCGTACCCTGCTCTGCACGCCAGGCCATCACGTCGCGACGGATACTTGCATCGAGGCGCAGCAGGCGCGTCATATGAATAATCAACGCCGCAATGGCGGTTGGAATGGCCCACAGGCCGATATGCAGCGGTTCAATGCCCTGAATGCCATTCTCTTTCAGGAACGCGTCGATCAGCAGCACCGCTCCAAAGGCGATAAAGATATCTTCCCCAAAGAAGACCGCGATGTTGTCGCACGCGGCGGCGTGGGCTTTGATTTTGTCGCGAATGTGCTGCGGCAGCTCGCCATATTCGTTCAGCGCCGCCCCTTCGGCCATCGGCGCCAGCAGCGGGCGCACCGTCTGGGCGTGACCGCCCAGCGACATCAGACCCAGCGCGGCGGTACCTTCACGGGCGACAAAATAGAGCATCAGAATACGCGCTGAGGTGGCGCTGGCGATCTTCGCCACCCAGGCCTGGGCGCGCTCTTTAAGCCCGTAATATTCCAGCAGACCAATCACCGGCAGGATCAGGATGAAGGTGGCCAGCGATCGGCTATTGACGAATTTCTCGCCGAAGGTCTCCAGCAGCATGCCGAAATCCATCCCGACCAGCAGACCCGTCGCCAGCCCCGCCACCACGACCACCAGCAGCGGGTTGAAGCGCAGTGCAAAACCAATAACCACGATCGGTATCCCGATCAGCGGCAGCAGCGTAGTACCGTCCATAACGTTTACCCTATCGAAAGTGAGCGTTGCGCGCCGACGGCTATTTTTTTAATTTGCGGCGAGCGATGTTGTGTTTTGTTGGCAGGCTTCGCAAAACCTGCGCTAAAAAGCTATATCTGAACCTCAAAAACATGTAAACAAATTATCAATAAAATGTTCTTATTTTATCGATGAGTTTACATTTCTGGCTAAGGAACGTTATGACCTCAGAAAAGAGTGCTTCACCCGATCGCGACGATATCAACGATGGCCGGATCGTCTCTTCCCGCCATCTGGTATCCGAGCGCTGCGCGGAGTTATCAGAGCTGGAATATGCGCTGATCATGACCAGCAACGCGTTTAACAAATGGATGGTGCGGTGCATGACGGCAGCCGGCGAGCCCGATATGGGCGCCTTTGACGTTTCGCTGCTGCATCACGTGAACCACCGCGACCGCAAGAAAAAGCTGGCCGATATCTGCTTCGTCCTCAACGTGGAAGATACCCACGTGGTGACCTATGCCCTGAAAAAGCTGGTCAAAGCAGGCTACGTGACGAGCGAGAAAGCGGGTAAAGAGCTCTTTTTCTCTACCACGGAGGAAGGGAAAGCGCTGTGCATGAAATATCGGGACGTGCGGGAAGCGTGTCTGATTGCGATCCACGCGGAGAGCGGCATTGCCGGGAAGTCGATTGGCGAGACCGCGCAGCTGTTACGCACGATCTCCTCCCTGTATGACACCGCCGCCCGGGCGGCGGCGTCACTGTAACTAAGGTCGTCGGAACAGCGTAATGCTGCGACCGGCCAGTTCATATTCTACGGTTTCGGTGATCGCTGTCCCGGTGGCAGCGTCATCCGCCGTAGACAGCTCCAGCACCCATCCCCCTTCGCCAAACTGCGGGATCTGGAACGGCACGGTGCCTTCAAACGGGTTGAACAGCATCAGCACGTCGTGCCAGATACCGTCCTCCTGCCGAAGATCCGGCCTGCTGATGGAGACCCCAAGCGTCGAACCTTCATCCCACTGCTCGGCCTGCTGTGGACCGCCTCCGGCATTGAACCAGCGGATCTCCAGCCCGTCGCGCCAGCTCTCACGACGCAGCAGCGGCTGTTGCGCGCGCAGGGCAATCAACCGCCGGGTGAACTCGCGCAGCGCGGCGTCATTTTCGGACAGCCCTTTCCAGTCGATCCATGAGATCTCACTGTCCTGGCAGTACCCGTTGTTGTTCCCCTTCTGCGTACGGCCAAACTCGTCCCCGGCCAGCAGCATCGGCGTGCCGTGGGAGAACAGCAGCGTGGTCAGGAAATTACGCTTCTGCCGTTCTCGGGTAGCAATAATATCTGGGTTCTCCGTCGGCCCTTCTTCGCCATAGTTGTAAGAACGGTTATCGTTATGCCCGTCGTTATTGTCCTCGCCGTTGTCGGCGTTATGCTTTTCGTTGTACGACACCAGGTCATTCAGCGTAAAGCCGTCATGGGCGGTGATGAAGTTGACGCTGGCCCACGGACGACGTCCGCGCAGATCGTACAGATCGCCGGAGCCGAGCAGCCGCGCGGCAAAGTCCGTGGAGACGTTATCCCCCTTCCAGTACTCGCGAACGGTGTCGCGGTACTTATCGTTCCACTCCCCCCAGCCCGGCGGGAATCCGCCCACCTGATAGCCGCCGGGACCGATATCCCAGGGTTCACCAATCAGCTTGAGTCGGGATAAGACCGGATCCTGAGTCATGGCATCGAAGAAACCGCCGCGCGGGTCAAACCCTTCAGGCTCGCGGCCCAGAATCGTCCCCAGATCGAAACGAAAACCGTCAATGTGCATCGATTCCGCCCAGTAGCGCAGGGAGTCCATCACCATCTGCAGCACGCGCGGGTGCGAGGTGTTGACCGTATTTCCCGTCCCGGTGTCGTTGATGTAATACCGGTGCTGGTCCGGGAGCGTGCGGTAATAGCTGTAGTTATCAATCCCCTTAAACGAGAGCGTCGGGCCAAGCTCGTTCCCTTCCGCCGTGTGGTTGTACACCACGTCCAGAATCACCTCGATGCCCGCGTCATGATAGGCGCGCACCATATCGCGAAAGCCCTGAATCCCCGCCGGGCCGTAGTAGCGCGACGCCGGAGCAAAGAAGCCCAGCGTGTTATAGCCCCAGAAGTTCTTCAGGCCGCGGTCGAGCAGATGCTGATCGTCCGGGAACCAGTGAACCGGCAGCAGCTCCACTGAGGTAATGCCCAGGCTTTTGATGTAGTCGACCGAGGCTTTATGCCCCATCCCCTCAAACGTTCCGCGCAGCTCGGGCGGAATGGCCGGGTTCATCTGGGTAAAGCCCTTCACGTGGCTCTCATAGACAACGGTATGCGGCCAGGGCACGTTCGGCCGGTTGTTGTCCTGCCAGTCAAAGGCGTTCGGGTCGATGACCCTGCCTTTCGGCGTAAACGGCGCGCTGTCTCGCGTATCAAAGCTCAAATCCAGCTCGTCATGCCCCAGCTCATAGCCGAAATGGGCGTCGTTCCAGTCGATGTCACCCACCAGTTCGCGGGCGTAGGGGTCGATAAGCAGCTTATGCGGGTTGAAGCGATGACCGTTTTCCGGGTCGTAGGGGCCGTAGACGCGATAGCCATACAGCGCCCCAGGCTTCAGGTCGGGCACATAGCCGTGCCAGACCTCATGGGTATATTCCGGCAGTTCCAGCCGGGCGATTTCGGTTTTCCCGGACGGGTCAAACAGACAGAGTTCCACCCGCTCAGCGTGAGCGGAGAACAGCGCGAAGTTGACCCCCTTCCCATCATAATTCGCACCCAACTGCTGGCCATGACCGGCCCGAATTTCAAACGTTGTATCCTTTGCCATTTTCGTTCTCCACGATTATTCGCAGGTAAGCAGAACCAGTACACATCCCTTTTCTGACGTTAAATCCAGCGTTTCTTGCAGCATGCGGCTTTCGCCGCTGAACAGATCCCGATAGCGCTTCCCGGCCAGTTCGTCGGGTAACGCGACCGTGGTATTGACCCACAGCTGATGATTATCGGTGACGTCAAAAACCAGACGCGGCACGGCAACAATCAGCACCTCGCCGTCCTTAACGCGCGCATAGACAATCAGGTTATCCTCGCGATCGCCGCTGACCTTAAGCGGCAGCCAGTCGCCGTAGCGGAAAAGCGCGTCGTAGTGCGGTCGAAGCCGCAGCAGCGTGGCGGTAACGAACTGTTTGACCCTGCCGTCACGCCAGCATATCGGGTTGTCAAACACCCCGGCATCCGCCGCGCTGAGGTGCTGCACCAGGGCCGGAAAGTCCGGCTCCCGTCGGTTATCCGGGTCGACAAGGCTAAAATTAAGCGCCTCGCTGCCCTGATAGATATCCGGGACGCCGGGCGCCGTCAGCTTGATCACCGTCTGGCTGAGGCTGTTCATCAGCCCGGCGCGGATAAAGGGCTGCATCGCCTCGCTGAAATCGTGCAGGAACAGGGTGTTGTCCGGTGAAAGCAGGTGCCGTGCATAGCTCAGCACCACGCTCTCATAGCTCTCGTTGCTGTCGATCCAGTCGGTGCGCTGCTTCGCCTCGCGCAGCGCTTTCTCAAGGAAGCCAAGGAAACGTTCTTCCAGTGATTTCAGCCCGTCGGCGTCGTCCGGTGACAGCGTGGCGGGCCAGACGCCCGCCAGCGCCTGGTAGATCATCCAGGTATCGGCGGCGTTCGGCGCGGTACCGTCATTGAGAAAACGCACCTGGGTCTGGTTCATCTGCCGCCAGCGGGCCAGGTTTTCACCCCACCGTTCCGGGGCTTCCGTCAGGGTGTAGAGACGCGCCCGGGCATCTTCCCCGCGCTTGGTATCGTGCGTGGAGGTGCCCAGCAGCGCGTCGGGCTGACGGGCCTGGCGAATACGCATCTCCTGGTGGAAGCGGGATAATGAAAACGCGCGCGGCGTCGGGTCGGCCCCCACTTCATTGAGCGCCAGCTCCAGGTTGTGGCGGAAGAACAGCGTGTCTTCAACGGATTTCGCCATCAGCGGCCCGGTGAGCTGCTGGAAGCGGGTCCTGAACAGCGCGGCGGTGTCGCAGCACGCTTCCGGCAGGTCGCCGGTAAGAATGCGCACGATCAGGCTGAGCGCCGCTTCCGACGTCTCCACGCTGGCAACCACGCGGTTAAGCAGCGCCACGTCCGTCTGGGTTAACCCCTCGCGAGTGCCATAGGTGCGGTAGACCGGAAACGCAATAAGCAGTTCGCGCAGCGCGTGGCGGATTTCCTCGCGCGGCAGCGCAACCTCATTGCGGCGGGCCAGATCGTCAGCAAGGTTCAGCAGCGTGGTGAATTCACCCTCAAAATTACGATCGGCCATCAGGCCTTTGGCATCGCGCAGTTCCGCGTGGCGATCGACCGTGATGCCCAGCGTCTCGTCGTGGATGGTCTCCAGGCGCGACAGACTATCGTCGTCGACCAGCACTTCCGCCAGCGAGGCGATAAACTCGTAGCCGGTGGTACCGGATACCGGCCAGTCAGAGGGGAGCTGTTCCCCTTTGGCGAGAATCTTTTCGACCGTAATGTAGCAGTCGGGCCCGGTGGCCTGCCGCAGGTGCTGCAGATAGCCCAGCGGATCCGCCAGGCCGTCGACATGGTCAATGCGCAGGCCGTCCACCACGCCCGCGTGGACCAGCTCAAGGATCAGCCGGTGCGTGTCGTCGAAGACCGCATCATCTTCAACCCGAACGCCGACCAGCCCGGTGATCTCAAAGAAGCGCCGCCACGAGAGCTGCTTCGGCGCTTCCCGCCAGGACATCAGCCGCCAGCTTTGCGCGTCGTGCAGCTCGGCAATGCTCTTCTCCTCGCTGTACGTGCCGGGGTTGAGCGGATACTCGGCGTCGTAGTAGACCAGCGCGGCCTTTTTCGTGACAGTGTCACGTTTTAGCGTGATAGCTCCCTTCTCCAGCTCCGCCTCAAAGGTGTCGCCAAGAAACGGCAGCGTTAGCGGTCGCGACCCGTCGATATCGAAGTAGCGGAAATAGCGGCTCTGCTGGCCATATTCAATTACGTCGCGCCACCAGAGGTTTTCCAGCGAGGTGGACATATGGTTCGGGACAATGTCCAGAATCAACCCCATGCCGGCCTGCTTGAGCGCGGCGGCCATGCGGTCAAACCCGTCTCGCCCGCCGATGGCGGGGTCGATTTCATTCGGGTTGGTTACGTCATAGCCGTGGGTGGACCCCGTCGTGGCAGTGAACACGGGCGACGCGTAAAGGTGGCTGATGCCGAGGTCCTTCAGATACGGCACCAGCGCCACAACGCGGTCAAACGTCATGCCGTTACGGAACTGAATTCGGTACGTGGCGGAAGGGATCATAACGATGCTTCTCCATTAGCAAAGCGAACGACAATACCGTTCGGCGGTAATACGTCGGTGACTTCCGGCGAGGCAAAACGCGTCTCCCCCGCCAGAGCGGGCAGCGCGACGGGCTTAATGCCGATATTCAGCGCCAGAGAGAGCGTCCCCGACGGAAAGCGCCAGCACACCGCTACCATGCCGGGCGCGGTCTTGAGCACATGGCCCTCAACGGCGCCGCACGGATGCAGAAGCGGAACGATATAGCGATGGCGCAGCGTCAGCAGGTGGCGCGTGTAGCGCAGCCACGTCTTGCCCTCGTCGGTGGCGACTTTATGCCAGTCGAGCTTTGAGCGGATAAACGTGTTCACGTCGTTCGGGTCCGGGACGGTTTCATCGTGCCCGGCATGACCGGTAAACTCTTTCGCGCGCCCTTCCCGCACCGCCTTTGCCAGTTCGCCGTGAAAGTCGGTGAAGAACAGGAACGGATGCGTTTCCCCAAACTCCTCGCCCATAAACAGCAGCGGGATATGCGGGGAGAGCAGCAGCGCGGCAAGCAGCACCCGCGTCTTGTCGGCACCCGCGAGGGAGATAAGCCGCTCGCCCTGGGCGCGATTGCCGGTCTGATCGTGGTTTTGGATAAAATCGACGAAGAACTGCGGTGGCTGCGTGCGGCATTCCACCCCGCGAGACTCGCCGGTTTGCAGAGATACCTCGCCCTGGTAGACAAAGCCTTCCGCCAGCGCCCGGGCGAACTTTTTCTCCGGCTCAAAGGCAAAGTCCTGGTAGTAGGCATGCGTCTCGCCGGTGGCAAACACGTGGGCGGCGTTGTGGAAGTCATCGTTCCACTCGCCGGTAAACAGCGGCGCGTTGCCTTGTTCATCGCGCGGATGCAGGAAAATCAAATTGCGGCTGTCTTCCGTGGTCAGGTGAACGTGACGGTGCGGAATGACCTCGCGGATCCTGGTGGCAATCTCCTCGAGAATATGCGTGTCGGAGCCGTCTTTTATCTGGTCGATGGCATCAAACCGCAGGCCGTCAAGGCGGTATTCCGTCAGCCAGTAGAGCGGCGCGTCGGTCATGTACTGCCTCACCGGCCCGCGCTCGTAGGCGATGCCGTTGCCCCAGGGCGTCATCCGCTGTGCATCGAAAAACGCGGGCGACAGCAAAGGCAGATAGTTCCCCTCCGGCCCGAAGTGGTTAAGCACGATATCCAGCACCACCGAAAGCCCCAGCCCGTGCGCGGCGTCGATAAACGCGTGGAAATCCTCCGGCGTACCGTAGGCTGAGTGTGGGGCATATAACAGCACACCGTCGTACCCCCAGCCGCGGGAACCGCCAAACTGAGAGACGGGCATCACTTCAAGCTGGGTAATCCCGAGTTCTGCCAGATACGGCAGCTTGTCGATGGCCGCCCGGAAGGTGCCCTCCGGGGTAAAGGTGCCCATGTGCAGTTCGTAAATAACCGTCTCTTCCCACGGACGCCCTGCCCAGTCGCGGTTGACCGGCTGGTAGCGTCGGGGATCGATCACCACCGAGGGGCCGTTAACGTCGCCCTTTTGCGCCCGCGAGGCGGGATCGGGCACCGCCATGCCGTCCTGAAGAACAAACTGATATTCTGCACCGTGCGTGACGCCGGGGACGTCTGCCTGGAACCAGCCGTCGCCCGTTGCCGTCATCGGCACGTCGGCGGTGGCCAGACGTAGCGTAAGTTCTTTCTGTCCTTCTGCCCAGACGCGAAAACGTACAACGTCATCGGAAATAAACTCAGCACCCCACCGCTTTTGAAATGTCCTGAATTCCATTCATTGTCC contains:
- the treZ gene encoding malto-oligosyltrehalose trehalohydrolase, translated to MEFRTFQKRWGAEFISDDVVRFRVWAEGQKELTLRLATADVPMTATGDGWFQADVPGVTHGAEYQFVLQDGMAVPDPASRAQKGDVNGPSVVIDPRRYQPVNRDWAGRPWEETVIYELHMGTFTPEGTFRAAIDKLPYLAELGITQLEVMPVSQFGGSRGWGYDGVLLYAPHSAYGTPEDFHAFIDAAHGLGLSVVLDIVLNHFGPEGNYLPLLSPAFFDAQRMTPWGNGIAYERGPVRQYMTDAPLYWLTEYRLDGLRFDAIDQIKDGSDTHILEEIATRIREVIPHRHVHLTTEDSRNLIFLHPRDEQGNAPLFTGEWNDDFHNAAHVFATGETHAYYQDFAFEPEKKFARALAEGFVYQGEVSLQTGESRGVECRTQPPQFFVDFIQNHDQTGNRAQGERLISLAGADKTRVLLAALLLSPHIPLLFMGEEFGETHPFLFFTDFHGELAKAVREGRAKEFTGHAGHDETVPDPNDVNTFIRSKLDWHKVATDEGKTWLRYTRHLLTLRHRYIVPLLHPCGAVEGHVLKTAPGMVAVCWRFPSGTLSLALNIGIKPVALPALAGETRFASPEVTDVLPPNGIVVRFANGEASL